One genomic segment of Ipomoea triloba cultivar NCNSP0323 chromosome 9, ASM357664v1 includes these proteins:
- the LOC116029299 gene encoding cytochrome b5 domain-containing protein RLF, with translation MANDDDFTFCQVARPNYQEGTEAEKVVQDINGIRIEENPSNCVAASQSNGDFWQDKLPSTATLNKQGRVGSLSFNVIDTSQKQVSESSSQGASGNIKTPVKASQGPINSARKPAPRAKVPFEKGYSQMDWLKLTTTHPDLAGLKGHSNRRLISINEVKQHQSEGSMWTVLKGRVYNISPYMKFHPGGVDMLMKAVGKDCTALFNKYHAWVNAEFLLEKCLVGILDESQ, from the exons ATGGCTAATGATGATGATTTCACATTTTGTCAG GTTGCTCGCCCAAATTACCAAGAGGGTACTGAAGCAGAAAAGGTTGTTCAAGATATAAATGGGATCAGAATAGAAGAAAACCCGTCAAATTGTGTTGCTGCTAGCCAGAGTAATGGTGACTTTTGGCAGGACAAATTGCCAAGTACTGCTACCTTAAATAAGCAGGGGAGAGTTGGTTCTTTATCTTTCAACGTTATAGACACTTCTCAAAAACAAGTGAGTGAAAGTTCTAGTCAAGGAGCATCAGGAAACATTAAGACTCCAGTTAAAGCTTCACAGGGGCCAATAAATTCTGCAAGGAAGCCTGCACCTCGAGCAAAAGTGCCTTTTGAGAAAGGGTATAGCCAGATGGACTGGCTTAAGCTTACAACAACACACCCTGACCTTGCAG GACTGAAAGGGCATTCAAATAGACGACTCATATCTATAAATGAAGTTAAACAGCACCAAAGTGAGGGTTCAATGTGGACTGTTCTTAAAGGCCGTGTTTACAATATATCACCATATATGAAATTTCATCCAGGAG GTGTTGACATGCTGATGAAGGCTGTTGGAAAAGATTGCACAGCTTTATTCA ATAAATACCATGCTTGGGTTAATGCAGAATTTTTATTGGAGAAGTGTCTTGTTGGCATTCTAGATGAGAGCCAGTGA
- the LOC116029298 gene encoding uncharacterized protein LOC116029298, which yields MVVKISLVLFFCLLFTVSALKAPLEGFLPNGNFEKQPKATNVKHTVLQGKYALPKWETSGIVEYISGGVQPSGMYFPVSNGIHAVRLGNEASISQTIRVKKGTLYALTFAASRTCAQQEVLRVSVPPASGDIPMQTVYSSNGGDVYGWAFRATSKFAKVIIHNPGMQEDPACGPLIDAIAIKELLPPRFTRNNLVKNGGFEEGPHRLRNASDGILIPPKTEDVESPLPGWIIESLKAVKYIDRVHFKVPFGRAAIELVAGKESAIAQIIRTLPNKNYILTFTVGDAKNDCHGDMMVEAFVGTHAFKVPFKSVGKGNFKTISFKFTALGIRTRLTFFSSFYHARMNNFGTLCGPIIDEVKVSPVA from the exons ATGGTAGTGAAGATTTCTCTAGTGCTTTTTTTCTGCTTACTCTTCACAGTTTCTGCTCTTAAAGCTCCTCTTGAAG gtTTTCTACCAAATGGGAACTTTGAAAAGCAACCAAAGGCAACTAATGTCAAGCATACAGTACTTCAAGGGAAATATGCCTTACCGAAATGGGAAACCTCTGGAATTGTTGAGTACATCTCTGGTGGGGTGCAGCCGAGCGGGATGTACTTTCCGGTGTCAAACGGCATCCATGCTGTTAGGCTTGGGAATGAGGCCTCAATTTCTCAGACAATCCGGGTGAAGAAGGGGACTCTGTATGCACTCACATTTGCAGCCTCGAGAACCTGCGCACAACAAGAGGTGCTGAGGGTCTCAGTGCCACCAGCATCTGGGGACATTCCTATGCAGACTGTGTATAGTAGCAACGGCGGTGATGTTTATGGTTGGGCCTTCAGAGCCACTTCCAAATTTGCAAAGGTGATCATACACAATCCTGGAATGCAAGAAGATCCTGCTTGTGGCCCACTTATAGATGCGATTGCTATCAAAGAACTTTTGCCTCCACGGTTCACTAGAA ATAACTTGGTCAAGAATGGTGGTTTTGAGGAGGGCCCCCACCGTCTAAGAAATGCATCAGATGGTATCCTAATCCCCCCGAAGACAGAAGATGTAGAATCCCCACTTCCAGGCTGGATCATCGAATCACTAAAAGCTGTCAAGTACATTGACAGAGTACACTTCAAAGTCCCCTTTGGCCGTGCAGCCATAGAATTAGTAGCAGGGAAAGAGAGTGCCATTGCACAAATCATCAGAACACTCCCAAACAAGAACTACATCCTTACATTCACTGTAGGAGATGCAAAAAACGATTGCCATGGAGACATGATGGTTGAAGCATTTGTAGGAACGCATGCCTTCAAAGTTCCATTCAAATCTGTAGGAAAGGGCAATTTCAAGACCATAAGCTTCAAGTTTACAGCGTTAGGCATTAGGACTAGGTTAACATTCTTCAGTTCCTTCTATCATGCTAGGATGAACAACTTTGGAACTCTTTGTGGTCCTATTATTGATGAAGTTAAAGTATCCCCTGTTGCTTAG